The proteins below come from a single Bombus fervidus isolate BK054 chromosome 15, iyBomFerv1, whole genome shotgun sequence genomic window:
- the Elys gene encoding AT hook containing transcription factor 1 homolog isoform X1 encodes MKELGEVSCEIRSVVDIQHSITKCLNNIKGDDSGPSNGSQIYNGLDGVYGGFLNDATYAWLSYGCHLVVLNTKTGESTSSWTFRGKITCVCQFPAQCGELPLLLVGLDNEATRIKDSVGLLCIFDCTSSRVLRAIKMPAGVEQVCIVSGATDWEGFNDRRPDNILMQMDGIACVVLRNLYHLMIDLQRSTWEIPDLSITMDEISPAEIQFLTTKDSFHRNSSKHMTCNLLTQRIEKHIGFNRENFELNTFLDEKLTNTIISSMKIGCLISGCLGRVIIWQNDGSVGWISVPMDETMIITHLALLEPTDDPRPFYYLWVVFQDDSFKMPPILRMFALLFQRKYCDRGTNLYFNLEGEPSLKFEIELDPKDRVVSLSTFERGTNLDQTESECRKGEDSLLLISTTNRTLLFDLNQWYKEQMPQTLSECKNPNSILSCYNTNHRACNITGKEIISCAYIPRTLQEFPNNSLNSSEELFYPNSLFFEWIELSLSKLTSWYTRGVQAELLREIALAGPIMLTQPSEMFHKCLSVGLTPFNTEISFSSDHNAQRDMLLSLCLEQRWATFLIKCAKEWSDGSAAYMYPSFLKWGIQRASSIKMIADRLCIPLFDQSGNNIGESEVKTLRFCYQQLECLSNVVAKLPFETSSLIKQRRALKRVSMYFQVLLWFYDVGLLPESECLEEGPLPISLALKIPYPFEKLFSLYKEKRESIKDNNAKEGSEEVLFIDELIARECPALNLQWEREAGEANTNGYYPPPSLQSLLRSYLTDCDQTESNEIECKHQITIYLLMDLAMLLQGSYPGVDQLIKYPSSFKMSPSLIKLTQAFWLLDHEDYQGFLDMMTGQLVSDSDVKDWHHKLVLKTLIRNSQHKLALMYLRIKKPPLSSFQEQSTLISLSVEHGLVQSAFHHRLQSHYTQLLMCFFQSCKNYNKLGDILHLALDTEEEEMFVKFLEDSKSEDIKLLYYLQRCRYMEANSGNTTTWFSSVASKNMHFDMLNAYNATLPNVVKRFSMNMGKSNLDADLESRYPRPMTHNKSFQKTANIYETVIRKAKETYVRTEKSVVPFVTAPCAALKSSNDRININCVMSPKMVQMNNKRTLEQVLHDEENSGMRTPERTKRRKLLDDSEAALSAAFSTPLVKRKISTNRDIPIETPHSILKIRQLIRSSTSPIAASLQDEITGSPVSDGERKVNRQIRFNISQSKNSCSHGEVSREEEFSKLNTSDQNDEMFVSPATSEKCLIDSPVLSDSSFTCKNIYTARPRPSLRRTYLQTSTESINESLSNCSKTKNSVNSRLSVPSVNMLNNRSLTNTPQVSKRLSTLSSSSYSPAVLSPDSSFEIKVPSRKSDKSDLQRPLKIPKQENTNHNSLMASIPVTKSSSPENPRHSSEEPISTQVEEDIVPEAFYENREKTLENIDQSNHLELRNNKKLKEDVKDICINRDVSSSKVLANINEDHEGDEEEYKSLSKNDVSCLEHKEQRHQSFHEKLPKEFEHDVEKHVSSKNGVLFDITDDESSNGSDEVFLVLDEPESKEKQGSKTVPMNTDNIFDASNITDDESDSSIEVLDNLQRNTAHLDKEENICDQSRFSQKKEENAEEQKTKDKSIRLDNNNSNYRRTRRNSVRSSSDHIEPKDIVNTSNLDSESPEITPRMTRSRRASSISKETTMSPLNSPCKVLTKTPRSRRASSLVKEVLIASVVPADESVKQIASSGSDGSSGISSPRKIRGKRASSVAKDISIQAESEEDKVPVRRSLRRSASIQKELPESSEKKVQTETKSSNTKQSSGGSNKSSTISIRSRKESQTSEQDEEEPSIVKSSKRRGSSVPKESVNVVRTTRRSSSIAKEIVSKDLGPSSESVKEQYFVEQVVSKPAANTRSRRSSIQSIPEELEEILSVPLKERVSTTNKRQEAARNPRLRRAASVELSQVETRRKTRSARSKEIFEETIMEEEGTETISPIDDSKKVSKKRKRGVSETSTREANEATSKPRRGTKQSTKQDTKDKAANQFSFSQPEKTDDQPLDQNAIGEVPKYMFSPPHTRSKTMASDHRRLNSFIPILSEDEGEEENEEETQNTIRKTAEVKKPNCYHIRRCRTKFVLPVKSKSTTN; translated from the exons atgaaagaactAGGGGAAGTTAGCTGTGAG ATACGCAGTGTTGTAGATATTCAGCATTCTATaacaaaatgtttaaataacataaaagGAGATGACAGTGGACCATCAAATGGTTCGCAAATATATAATGGTCTTGATGGTGTTTATGGAGGTTTTCTAAATGATGCCACGTATGCTTGGCTAAGTTATGGTTGCCATTTAGTAGTTCTTAATACAAAAACTGGTGAAAGTACCAGTTCGTGGACCTTCCGAGGGAAAATCACTTGTGTTTGTCAATTTCCTGCTCAGTGTGGGGAACTACCATTGCTCCTTGTTGGTTTGGACAATGAAGCAACTAGAATTAAAGATTCCGTGGGTTTATTGTGTATCTTTGATTGTACTTCTTCTCGTGTTTTAAGAGCTATTAAA aTGCCAGCTGGTGTAGAACAAGTTTGTATTGTATCTGGTGCAACAGATTGGGAAGGATTTAATGACAGAAGACCAGACAATATTCTTATGCAAATGGATGGTATAGCTTGTGTAGTATTACGCAATCTTTATCATCTCATGATTGATCTTCAGAGATCTACTTGGGAGATTCCTGATTTATCTATTACAATGGATGAAATTTCTCCAGCTGAAATACAATTCTTAACAACTAAAGATTCCTTTCATAGAAACAGTAGCAAACACATGACTTGTAATTTGCTAACTCAAC GTATAGAAAAGCACATTGGTTTTAATagagaaaattttgaattgaatacttttctagacgaaaaattaacaaatactATAATTAGCTCAATGAAAATTGGTTGTTTAATATCAGGATGTCTAGGCAGAGTGATAATATGGCAGAATGATGGTTCTGTGGGATGGATTAGCGTACCCATGGATGAAACCATGATAATAACACATTTAGCATTATTAGAACCAACAGATGATCCTAGACCTTTCTACTATTTGTGGGTTGTTTTTCAAGACGATTCGTTTAAGATGCCTCCTATCTTGAGAATGTTTGCCTTATTGTTCCAGCGAAAATACTGTGACAGAGGaactaatttatattttaatctggAAGGAGAGCCTAGCCTTAAATTCGAGATTGAATTAGACCCAAAAGATAGAGTGGTTAGTCTGTCTACGTTCGAAAGAGGAACTAATCTGGACcaaacagagtcagaatgtagAAAAGGTGAAGACAGTTTGCTTCTAATCTCAACTACTAATAGAACTTTATTATTCGATTTGAATCAATGGTACAAGGAACAAATGCCTCAAACTCTCAGTGAATGCAAGAATCCAAATAGCATATTGTCCTGTTATAATACAAATCACAGGGCTTGCAACATAACTGGCAAAGAGATAATAAGTTGTGCCTATATTCCTCGCACTTTACAAGAATTTCCTAACAATAGTTTAAACTCATcagaagaattattttaccCAAATTCTTTGTTCTTTGAATGGATAGAGTTAAGTTTGTCAAAATTAACATCTTGGTATACTAGAGGAGTCCAAGCTGAATTACTTCGTGAAATTGCCCTTGCAGGGCCTATCATGCTAACGCAACCGTCTGAAATGTTTCACAAGTGTCTCTCCGTTGGTTTGACTCCGTTCAAcacagaaatttcattttctagcGATCATAATGCTCAGAGGGATATGTTATTATCGCTTTGTTTGGAGCAACGTTGGGCGACTTTCTTGATTAAGTGTGCCAAAGAATGGTCAGATGGAAGTGCCGCCTACATGTATCCAAGTTTCTTAAAGTGGGGAATACAGCGCGCGTCTTCTATAAAAATGATCGCTGATCGTCTATGTATTCCTCTATTTGATCAATCAGGTAATAACATAGGCGAATCCGAAGTAAAAACGTTGAGATTTTGTTACCAACAATTGGAATGTTTATCCAATGTAGTAGCTAAGTTACCTTTTGAAACAAGCAGTTTAATCAAGCAACGAAGAGCACTAAAGCGAGTATCTATGTACTTCCAAGTATTATTATGGTTTTACGACGTGGGTTTGTTACCCGAATCGGAATGTCTAGAGGAAGGTCCTTTACCAATATCTCTTGCTCTGAAAATTCCATATCCAttcgaaaaattgttttctctgtataaagaaaaacgagaaTCGATTAAAGACAATAATGCAAAAGAAGGAAGTGAAGAGGTGCTTTTCATAGATGAATTGATAGCTCGAGAGTGTCCTGCATTGAATTTACAGTGGGAAAGAGAAGCTGGAGAAGCGAATACCAATGGCTATTATCCTCCACCCTCTTTGCAGTCGTTACTGAGGAGTTACTTGACTGACTGCGATCAGACAGAGTCAAATGAGATAGAATGTAAACATCAGATCACTATATACCTTCTAATGGATTTAGCTATGCTGTTACAGGGTTCCTATCCTGGAGTTGATCAATTGATCAAATATCCTTCATCTTTCAAGATGAGTCCAAGCCTCATAAAACTTACCCAAGCATTCTGGCTTCTAGATCATGAGGATTACCAAGGTTTCTTGGACATGATGACTGGCCAATTAGTCAGTGATTCTGATGTTAAAGACTGGCATCATAAACTTGTGCTAAAAACACTGATAAGGAACAGTCAGCACAAGTTAGCTTTAATGTATCTACGCATAAAGAAACCTCCTTTGTCATCCTTTCAAGAACAAAGCACATTAATAAGTTTATCAGTGGAGCATGGTTTGGTTCAATCTGCTTTTCATCATAGACTGCAGTCACATTATACACAGCTACTAATGTGTTTCTTTCAATCCTgtaagaattataataaactcggcgatattttacatttggCCTTGGATACTGAAGAAGAGGAAATGTTTGTCAAGTTTCTGGAAGATTCCAAGTCTGAAgacataaaattattgtattatttgcaACGTTGTCGTTACATGGAAGCCAATAGTGGAAACACTACTACTTGGTTTAGTTCTGTTGCTTCAAAGAACATGCATTTTGATATGTTAAATGCCTACAATGCAACTTTACCTAACGTAGTGAAGCGGTTTTCTATGAACATGGGTAAAAGTAATCTAGATGCAGATTTAGAGTCCAGATATCCCAGACCTATGACCCACAACAAAAGTTTTCAGAAAactgcaaatatttatgaaacagTTATCAGGAAGGCAAAGGAAACCTATGTTAGAACAGAAAAGTCTGTGGTTCCCTTCGTCACTGCCCCTTGTGCGGCGTTAAAGTCATCTAATGACAGGATCAATATAAATTGTGTAATGTCCCCCAAAATGGTACAAATGAATAACAAACGCACTTTGGAACAGGTTTTGCATGATGAAGAGAACAGTGGTATGAGAACACCAGAAAGAACAAAACGTAGGAAGTTGCTGGATGATAGCGAAGCAGCTTTGAGTGCTGCATTTAGTACCCCATTGGTAAAACGGAAAATATCCACCAATAGGGATATTCCGATTGAAACTCCGcattctattttaaaaattcgacaGCTTATAAGATCTTCGACGTCTCCAATTGCTGCTAGCCTACAGGATGAAATCACAGGTAGTCCAGTGTCGGACGGGGAGCGTAAAGTTAATAGACAGATACGATTCAATATTAGTCAGTCAAAGAACAGCTGTTCTCATGGTGAAGTTAGCAGAGAAGAAGAATTTTCTAAACTTAATACGTCTGATCAAAACGATGAAATGTTCGTGAGTCCAGCGACAAGTGAAAAATGTCTGATTGATAGTCCAGTTTTATCAGATAGTAGTTTTacttgcaaaaatatatatacagctCGACCTAGACCGAGTCTTAGAAGAACATACTTACAAACGTCTACAGAATCCATAAATGAGTCTTTGTCCAATTGTTCAAAGACAAAAAATTCCGTAAATTCTCGTTTGAGCGTTCCTTCAGTCAATATGTTGAATAATCGCTCCTTAACGAACACGCCGCAGGTATCCAAAAGATTATCTACGTTATCTTCTTCCAGTTATTCCCCTGCGGTTCTCTCTCCAGATAGTAGCTTTGAGATAAAAGTTCCTTCAAGAAAGTCCGATAAGAGTGACCTTCAGCGTCCCTTGAAAATCCCTAAACAAGAGAATACTAATCATAATTCTCTTATGGCCTCAATACCTGTGACAAAGAGTTCTAGCCCTGAAAATCCGCGACACAGTTCGGAGGAACCAATTAGCACACAAGTCGAAGAGGACATTGTTCCAGAagcattttatgaaaatagagAGAAGACCTTGGAAAATATAGATCAATCAAATCATTTAGAACTacgtaacaataaaaaattaaaagaagatgtgaaagatatatgtataaatagagATGTTTCGAGCTCTAAAGTTTTGGCTAATATTAATGAAGATCATGAAGGAGATGAAGAGGAATATAAAAGTCTTTCTAAGAATGATGTAAGTTGTTTAGAGCACAAAGAACAACGCCATCAATcatttcatgaaaaattacCGAAAGAATTTGAGCACGATGTTGAAAAACACGTTAGTTCTAAAAATGGTGTACTATTCGACATCACTGACGATGAATCCTCAAATGGTAGCGATGAGGTATTCTTAGTTCTTGATGAACCGGAGAGCAAAGAAAAACAAGGTTCAAAAACGGTACCAATGAATACAGACAACATCTTTGACGCTTCAAATATCACAGATGATGAATCTGATTCCAGCATAGAAGTATTAGATAATCTTCAAAGAAATACTGCACATCtggataaagaagaaaatatatgtgACCAATCCAGGTTTTCccagaagaaggaagaaaatgcaGAGGAACAGAAGACAAAGGACAAGTCGATTCGACTtgataacaataattctaattatagAAGAACTAGGAGGAACTCAGTTCGAAGTTCATCAGATCATATAGAACCAAAGGACATTGTTAATACTTCCAATTTAGACTCTGAATCCCCAGAAATCACACCTAGAATGACCAGATCACGTCGAGCTTCATCCATATCGAAAGAAACTACTATGTCTCCTTTAAATTCACCTTGCAAGGTTCTTACAAAGACGCCACGATCGAGACGAGCCAGTTCGTTGGTGAAAGAAGTATTAATTGCTTCTGTAGTACCTGCAGATGAAAGTGTGAAGCAGATAGCCTCTTCTGGATCAGATGGATCATCTGGGATTTCGTCGCCAAGGAAAATCAGGGGCAAGAGGGCATCTTCTGTTGCTAAGGATATTTCCATACAGGCAGAAAGTGAGGAAGATAAAGTTCCAGTGAGAAGGAGTTTAAGGCGTTCTGCCTCAATACAAAAGGAGCTACCAGAAAGTAGTGAGAAAAAGGTTCAAACAGAAACTAAGAGCTCAAATACCAAACAATCCTCAGGAGGATCAAATAAATCGAGTACAATCTCAATTCGATCAAGAAAGGAATCTCAAACAAGTGAACAGGATGAGGAAGAGCCTAGTATTGTTAAGTCATCAAAGAGACGAGGTAGTTCTGTACCTAAAGAGTCAGTCAACGTGGTAAGAACAACTCGAAGGTCTAGCAGCATAGCTAAGGAAATTGTCTCAAAGGACCTTGGACCATCATCAGAATCAGTGAAAGAACAGTATTTTGTAGAACAGGTAGTAAGCAAACCAGCTGCAAACACACGTAGTCGTAGATCCTCAATACAATCAATACCGGAAGAACTTGAAGAAATTCTAAGCGTACCATTAAAAGAAAGAGTCTCTACTACAAACAAGAGGCAAGAGGCTGCACGGAATCCTCGACTGAGAAGAGCAGCAAGCGTGGAATTATCTCAAGTAGAGACAAGGAGGAAAACCAGAAGTGCCCGTAGCAAGGAAATCTTTGAAGAGACAATAATGGAGGAAGAAGGGACAGAAACCATAAGTCCAATAGACGATTCCAAGAAAGTTTCTAAGAAGAGGAAACGTGGTGTTTCTGAAACCTCTACTCGAGAAGCGAATGAAGCGACATCAAAACCAAGAAGAGGAACAAAGCAATCAACAAAACAAGATACCAAGGATAAGGCAGCTAATCAGTTTTCTTTTTCACAGCCAGAGAAGACGGATGATCAACCATTGGATCAAAACG cTATTGGAGAAGTTCcaaaatatatgttttcaCCACCACATACCAGATCAAAAACTATGGCTTCTGATCATCGTAG atTGAATAGTTTCATTCCGATTTTGAGCGAAGATGAGGGGGAGGAAGAGAATGAGGAAGAGACACAGAATACTATACGGAAAACCGCAGAAGTGAAAAAGCCGAACTGTTATCATATACGCCGCTGTAGAACGAAGTTTGTACTACCCGTAAAATCAAAGAGTACAacaaattaa